Part of the Zingiber officinale cultivar Zhangliang chromosome 8A, Zo_v1.1, whole genome shotgun sequence genome, ATGTTTGTGGGTGAATGTGTGTCAGTTTGCCTGACGTCCTCATTTCATATGCTCAAGGAAATTTATTTCGCAATAAATAGGGTCATATAATACTATAAATGCAGAAGAGCAGAGCCATGTGCCCCCAAAACAACAGTATTAAATTGGTACAGTCACACTGTCAGCAGTGAGATACCTGATCTGTTTGGGGTTCGGCAGTAGCTCCTCAGTCCCCACTCCACCGCAAGTGGGACATTAATTATATTCTTCAGCCTCAGCTTGTTGTGTTAGTGTTCACGGGTTAAATCTTGTGCTGTGGTGGGGTTCGTCCCATGCCATCACACCAtatcaattcaattcaattctgtATCGGAAAAAGGACGATCATTGAGACGAGAAAGAAAAGCACCTTACAAGACCCCTTCCCCTTAGCACCCTTGTACTGAGATAGCAATGCTGCTTTAAATACATGTGATATGATGATCAAGTTAAACCTTAGATTAGTAGTCAATTTTGTCGTGTTTGAAAGCACTCATTTATGGATGCCGATATGCGACCAAGCAGAACAACATATTATCAGAATACATCCACTGGAAATATTTGCTATTCCAAACAATAATTTAAAACAAAGACAACGAGTAACCCGCCATATTCTATATGCTTTTTAAATTTGCCGTGGGAGTTCCACCGATGACCACTATGCTATCGATACTCCGATTGCAGTTCCAAATTCCACATTGACCTTCTTACATATTTGCAACTTCCTCCTACAAATAAAATTGCTAATTCGCTCtcaatttacaaataattttcatttattcgACGTATATCCAAGAATAGACGGACTCGGGGAAACTTTATGTGCGTTGGGAAGCCTTTGTCCTGTAACTCTGCTCGCCTACTCTCATGTCACTTTCTGATTGACATAGTAACCATAGATGCCTCAATATTAAATTTCTTGTGATCACGCAAGTTTCTATCCATGAGTATCATCTTGACCCGGTGTTGCTTTTAGTTTAATGAATACATGCAAGGTCAAAGATTAATTTTGACTGGGAAAGAAGAATGCAATCGGGAGTTTGGAGTAGCTAGGATTGAACTTTTCTTCTCGGTAAGGTAGCCTAATTCCTTGGAGTTTGGTGGGATTTGTATCTCGATCGCCTGCCTTGCACATGAGACGGGAGATAAAATTATCATTTCTCATCTTTCTTGGAACAGATTGGGTGCTCGTGGATATAACTACCAACTGCCAATTGCTCTCTTCCTTTTGCACTAAAATGGACGGAGCAGTGGACaaagattcgagcgacgctttcCAAAGCCTGCCCGACTCCATCCATTCGCTTCGTCGATTCAACTCCAAGCTCACTGATTATTGGTTCGAATCAGTTTGCTGCATAATCAAGGAGCTGCAAGAAAGCAAGTCGAACGGCGACGACATGGAATTTACAAAGATTCAAGGTTCATCAAAAGGCAATATTTTTTGTACTTTCTTGCCACGAGTACTTCCTTgtaatttctcttcttcctttttgtTTCGTGTAGCTGAGCTAGATTCCCTTCGATCTCAACTGAAAGAAATAGCGATACAGAGGAGACAAACACTAAATGATTTCCTTGATCTAAAAGGTAGCGGCAGCAGCTCGGATCCTGGAATTCGATGCTGGGTCTCATAGAAACAACTCAAACTTTTCTTGGCGCAGGAAACATTCGAGTATTTTGCCGCGTGAGGCCTTTGCTGCCCGAAGAGAGCTGCAGGATTTCTCCACCTTCCCTTCTCACTCCGGATTCAACAAGGTTGCTCTTGAGGGTTGGTGACAGAAGGAGCAAGCAGTACAATTTCGACAAGGTGTTCCATCCACAGTCAACACAAGGTGATACGATCGAGAGACGTCCGCATTCATGTAGAATTGTCGAGCATAATTAAAACGATGAACATTTTGCTTTTTTTCATAAATTGCAGAGGAAGTGTTTTCTGAAATTGAGCCAGTGATAAAATCCGCCTTGGATGGGTATAACGTATGCATCTTTGCTTACGGGCAGACCGGGACAGGAAAAACCTATAGCATGGTAAGATTGTCAAATTTTTCATGATGCTGTTCGATTAGcctgaaaaaaaaatgatttgtgCAGGAAGGAAGCAGAAGCAATCCAGGTATTGTGATTCGTGGGATCCAAGCACTGTTTCAGCAAGCATTGGAAAGCAACCATACATTCCAGTTCAATTTCAGCATGCTAGAGATCTACATGGGTGGCCTGAGAGATCTACTTGTTCCGCGAAGCTCCAAACAAAGAAAACCACCGGCGTAGGAACACTGACATCCCAAatatatctatctatctatctatatgCATTTCAAATTGTGTATTGTCTACAGCCTTTCAATACAAATGAACTCAAATGGAGGTGTGGAGATAGAGAATCTAGTGTCTGTTGAGGTTCACAACTTTGAGCAAGTTAAAACATTGTACAATCTTGGGAAAAGGTCACGGTCGACGGGTGCTACCAAATCCAATTTAAACTCAAGTAGATCTCACTGGTAATTATTCTATGCATTGTTATTTAACTTATGGCTGCAAGTAGGATTGGAGCaaaaacttgatttcaatttGTGCGCAGGACAGTCTTATCTGCATATCAATAGCCTGTGCTGGTGCGCCGGAGAGGCGAAAAGGGGTGAATAAGATTTGGATGATTGATTTGGGTGGAAGTGAGAGGCTTTTGAAGACACAAGCAACGGGCAGAAGATTGGAAGAAGGAAAGGCCATTAATCTTTCCTTGTCAGCCCTTGGAGATGTCATCAGCGCACTGCAACACAAGAAGAGTCATGTGCCATACAGGCATGTTAATTATATATCTATCTCAATCTTTCCCTTAATTCAGACTTGAATAGACTTTGAAGATTGAGATTGAGATTGATTCTTTCACATCGCACAGGAACAGCAAGCTTACACAAGTTCTGAGAGATTCACTTGGTAAAATTAAATTTCTCATGACAAGCAAAATCATGCATGGTTAACTGACCATTGAGACTTCTCACTTAATTATGCCCTTTTTCATGGTAGGATTTGACTCCAAAACCTTAATGTTCGTTCATGTCAGCCCCAAAGAAGAAGATTTATGTGAAACCATTTGTTCCTTGGGTTTCGCTGCACGAGCAGGAAGCATACACTTAGATAGCAAAGAATCACCGGTAACGTTTCTTCCATTTTCATCAAACTGCACTTTCTATATCTCTACTCTATCTTCCATATCTACTAGACAAAGTTAACGCATGACTCGCTATTTGAACTTCTGTGCACCAACCTTATCCTATGTCGAACTTCATGTAAAGCTATTGATGGAGTCGGAcataataaaattatagaatttaatGATAGTTCTGGTAAATCTAAGTCGCATGGATTCTAAGAGTTGTATAAGAATTCGTATATAGTAAATACAAGAATATATGAAGATGAATCTTCGTTTTCATCGaaaacatgacataagaaaataaatatataaacataatGACAAATAACCTAATGAAGAGTCATATCTTTATCTTTTATCATTGTTTAGAAGATtctgaggaagaaaaagaagtggaacCAAATAAAGGAGGATCTTCCAAGGGACTTAGGGGATGACGACACAAAAAAATTTCTTGTCAATAGTGAATAAGAAATTAGGTCAAGATGATACCCTAAACCCTTGGGACCTCTCCTTGTATAGGCAATCAATCTGTTTATCAGCCCATAGATGATAACAGATCGGACTAAAGGGTTCTATACATTCATCCCACATCCAATAACTCGAAACCCACTAAACATAAGTTaaatcactttaaagggttcggatcatattcactatatatatatatatatatatatatatatatatatatatatatatatatgtgagttgtgtatgaaatacaagtaaaactatagttgatatcaaactttattagTACAAAATACCTATGTAAGCAATCTAGTTCATTAATTTCATTGGTATaagactaaagaggtcatagttACTGTATATAATCGTAATAagccccaacagtaatcacaataccaatatcATTAACGATATAGATCAAGATGTGGATGTGTAGAGtggaaattacatgaaatatgatcAATACACGTCAATTTCAAACTGGTCCAAGGATGACTCAAAAGAGTCTGATCATATTTACAAAATACTTTATGTTAAACTacaatagcaaatcatgatcaactttatgattcCAAAGGAACCtatatatcatatttacaaacaccaaatgTTAAACAGTAGCAATAAATCATGACATATTTTATTCAAAgtgttaaacaaacaaaatacccatgaatgttttgaactttaagtacgtacaataatcaaaacaacTATTTCtctttattaatcaacatagagcaataaaataaatacaaactcctactagatgagttcttcttccataagaagggCTCTCATATCCGCAACATgtgcatgaaacaccttaggcaccaagcctttggtgagtggattgACCAACATGGAATCTGTACTGATGTACTTTACTGTGATctgacaactctgaactctttttttaaccgctagaaacttgatgttgATGTGCTTGGACTTCAACAAACTGCAGTTGTTCTTAGCATAAAGTTCTACGACTTTATTATCATAATAGATCTTCAGTAGCCTGTCAATGCCATCAATGATCTGTAATGTTGTGACGAAGTTCCGCAGCCAAATCCCATGATTGGATGTTATAGCATGCTAGCCACTCtacctccatagtagaagtgacAACTAGTATCTGCttgacgctcttccaagatataaccCCTCCAACAAGCATGAAAATATAACCAGAGGTAGACctcctgctatccaagcatccagtAAAATCGGAGtatgaatatccaatcacctccggTTGATCTGATCTTtgatacgtgagcatatgtcctttagttctttacaaataccgcatcactctctttaTCGTTTTCCAGTGTGACGTTCTTGGGTTATTAACATATCTGCCTAACAttcacactataaatgatatatctagtcgagtacaaacttgtgcatacatgagatttcccactgctgacgcatatgagaatttttccatctcctttatttcaagttcaaattGTGGAAACTGCTACAGGCTGAACTTGTTACCTCTTGACATAGGTGTGTCACCGGGTGTACAGTTctgcataccataccttataagtAGCTTTTCAATATAGGCTTGTTCTGATAGCACGATAGATCTGTATGTCTAAAAAAAATATtgcaccaagatctttcatttcaaaattactagatagaaatgacttggtttgaaGCAGCAGAATcttattattgctcgcaagcaATCTATCGTCCATGtacaaaataagtataacaaacttacttccactgaacttgacatatatgacTGATCAACAGGGTTCTCTTTAAAATCATATgaggtaaccacttgattaaattttcGATACCACTGATGGAATGCCTGTTTAAATCATAAATGAACTTCTTTAATCTATATACTAGGTGATTTGAGTcattagactcaaagttctctggttgcatcatatatgtaaattcctctatgtctccattgatGAATGTagtctttacgtccatttgatgtaactctaaatcataatgagctacaagtgccaTGATTACTCTAAGGGA contains:
- the LOC122008617 gene encoding kinesin-like protein KIN-14B isoform X2 gives rise to the protein MDGAVDKDSSDAFQSLPDSIHSLRRFNSKLTDYWFESVCCIIKELQESKSNGDDMEFTKIQAELDSLRSQLKEIAIQRRQTLNDFLDLKGNIRVFCRVRPLLPEESCRISPPSLLTPDSTRLLLRVGDRRSKQYNFDKVFHPQSTQEEVFSEIEPVIKSALDGYNVCIFAYGQTGTGKTYSMEGSRSNPGIVIRGIQALFQQALESNHTFQFNFSMLEIYMGGLRDLLVPRSSKQRKPPALSIQMNSNGGVEIENLVSVEVHNFEQVKTLYNLGKRSRSTGATKSNLNSSRSHCLICISIACAGAPERRKGVNKIWMIDLGGSERLLKTQATGRRLEEGKAINLSLSALGDVISALQHKKSHVPYRNSKLTQVLRDSLGFDSKTLMFVHVSPKEEDLCETICSLGFAARAGSIHLDSKESPEMQARKEVEMTKLEQKIRELEIEQKDVQREIKKLKEKQNSLLRLDQLRDLDITDSPPLSEELRFDEAIILRNERISTQASPKIPRFMKSTICSQKRINSVPLPYLSIRKKPTIPSKARRTTSLYAESVHSEANDTVLMSECDSKITMSTSYPDEAQDPDDDIVCSQDTSDYEIKQVIFTDKEKFPLSTTSLPHGCLNEEGINAKESNEKLHSSIEDWLHQQIIGQTITPTACGKRVLVIPIEQSNDTGSQQNAVNELNQEDSQSFGNTNSGTNSEKNSNGVYFFKSISVDEASSASKDRDRIYCQDKDEYSDSFSHEDFLKAQLQENKEKSSLHFRESRRSVFVTHPSLLIQQNMHQHKEQGLGWRILKTLRTLWMIGLVLLGIRSLGLGLDFFHGLML
- the LOC122008617 gene encoding kinesin-like protein KIN-14B isoform X1, producing the protein MRREIKLSFLIFLGTDWVLVDITTNCQLLSSFCTKMDGAVDKDSSDAFQSLPDSIHSLRRFNSKLTDYWFESVCCIIKELQESKSNGDDMEFTKIQAELDSLRSQLKEIAIQRRQTLNDFLDLKGNIRVFCRVRPLLPEESCRISPPSLLTPDSTRLLLRVGDRRSKQYNFDKVFHPQSTQEEVFSEIEPVIKSALDGYNVCIFAYGQTGTGKTYSMEGSRSNPGIVIRGIQALFQQALESNHTFQFNFSMLEIYMGGLRDLLVPRSSKQRKPPALSIQMNSNGGVEIENLVSVEVHNFEQVKTLYNLGKRSRSTGATKSNLNSSRSHCLICISIACAGAPERRKGVNKIWMIDLGGSERLLKTQATGRRLEEGKAINLSLSALGDVISALQHKKSHVPYRNSKLTQVLRDSLGFDSKTLMFVHVSPKEEDLCETICSLGFAARAGSIHLDSKESPEMQARKEVEMTKLEQKIRELEIEQKDVQREIKKLKEKQNSLLRLDQLRDLDITDSPPLSEELRFDEAIILRNERISTQASPKIPRFMKSTICSQKRINSVPLPYLSIRKKPTIPSKARRTTSLYAESVHSEANDTVLMSECDSKITMSTSYPDEAQDPDDDIVCSQDTSDYEIKQVIFTDKEKFPLSTTSLPHGCLNEEGINAKESNEKLHSSIEDWLHQQIIGQTITPTACGKRVLVIPIEQSNDTGSQQNAVNELNQEDSQSFGNTNSGTNSEKNSNGVYFFKSISVDEASSASKDRDRIYCQDKDEYSDSFSHEDFLKAQLQENKEKSSLHFRESRRSVFVTHPSLLIQQNMHQHKEQGLGWRILKTLRTLWMIGLVLLGIRSLGLGLDFFHGLML